ATTGTCCAGGCGGCCGGAGAAAACGAATTCATCATCCGACCCCCCGTAACATGCCGGTGACGTATCGTAGAGATGGAGCTCGAAGGAGAGGGCGGGGAAGGCCGCGCCCACGGTTTCTTCCAGCCATCCTTCCAGGGAGCGGCCGGGGCCCGGATCGGTCAATCCCAAAACGGGCACCAGATGCCGCTGGGCGTTGAGGATCAGCCCGGTATCGTTCACTCCGCGATCGAGATGGATGGCGAGCTGGGGGATGCGTAGCGGCCCCGATTCCCGGCGGACCAGTTGGCTCTTAACTTGGTTCCCGTCGAGGCGGGAAACCCGCCCGGCCACCCCCAGATCGCGGTCCAGCCAGGAATTATACAGCACCCCTCCGTAGACCTCCACTCCCCATTGCCGGTAATTGGCGGGAGAATCGGGGGCGCGCGGCTTCAGCTTGAGGCACGGGCTGTCCGTATGGGCCCCGGCGATGCGGAAGCGCGGGCGCGAAAGGTCCTTCGGGGCGCGTAGCGCGACGATGCTGCTGCCGTTGCGGATGACGAAAGCGGTTTGGCCCGGGCCCAAGGACCAGGGCTCCTTTTCGTCCAGGCGCGTCGCCCCCAAGGCGGTAAGCCGGTTGGCGGCGGCCTCGACCGCATGGAAGGGGGTGGGGCTGGCGTTGAGGAAAGCGATGAGCGCGTCGGCTTGGGCGTTCCGGGACAAGGGTAACCTCCGTGTGTCCCTTGGGCGAAGGCGCGCGCCGGGGATCCGCGGATAATTATACTAAGGGCGGAGCGGAAGCTGCCGTACCCCTTAGGCTAGAGCGGCTCCGGTCTTAAAGCGGCGCCCCGTCGCCGTCCCCTTCGACCGGCTTCGGCCCGCGGGCATGGGCTTCCAGCTTATCGCCGCCGGGCTCGCCGCCCAGATCCTCTTCCCAACGCTCCTTCGAACCCGAGTCGGGGTAGACTTCTTCCACGTGGGGGTGCTTGCCCGCGCCTTCCGGTTCCAACGAGGTCCATCCGCTTTCGTCCACGTATCCCTCCGTCTTCGATTCGCCGGAGTCAGGGTTTTGCTTGGCCATGATGTTCCTCCTTGCTTCGGCCGCAGAGGGGGCGGCCCTGATCCCAAGATAGGTTCCGCCGGCATAGGAGGGATGCTCCGGATCGAAAGACGGTTCGCAAGCGGAAGGGGGCCGACGCGCGAGGCGGCGATGGGAACCGGCGTAGCGATGGAAAGTTGTCGGTTGGTTTTCCGATTTATCGGCGGCAGGGAAAAATCAACGACGCCGTTGCAGCGCGATCGGCTTATCGAGGATAACCTTGATGATGAATGCCTTCCGCAAGGCTTCGGGATCGGTGAAATCGCCCGGTCCCACCAGGGCCTGCGCGGCCGGCGCGGTCATTGGCGCCGGCGTGGGCCGGGTATCCGAGCCTTCGCTCCGGGATGCTTCATCCCTTTCGTCCCTGTCCGACCTATTCGTTTTATCCGACGGGCGCGCGTCCCGCCGGGTTTCCTGGCGTGCCGTCTGCGGACGCGCGGATGCCGCCTCTACCGGCCTTGCCGGCGCTCGCTGGGGAACCGGGGCGGACCCGGTCGGTTGGGGCAATTCCAATCCGAGCTCGCGCGCCAATTGCTCCAGCAACCCCTTCCCGGCCGGCTTCGGAGCCTCGCGGCGCGCTTGCGCGGGCGCGGCCGGCATTTCGGCTTTACGCGTTTCCGTACGCGGGTTCGCCGGGGAACCGGACTTCGCTTTCCCCTGCTTACGCTTGGAAATCATGCCCGCGACGATATTGAAGACGATGAACGCCAGCACCAGCTGCCAGGGCAGGGACGCGAATGCGATCGGATGCGGCGCGGAAGGAAAGCTTTGCATGGATCAGGTTTTGGGTTTGACGTCCCCGCCGCCGCCGATCTTCTCGCGCATGGAGGTGTCCGCCATGATGTTCTTCATGTTGTAATAATCCATGATGCCCATATGGCCGCTCCGGAAGGCTTCGGCCATGGCCAACGGGATCTGCGCCTCGGCTTCCACCACCTTCGCGCGCATCTCGGCCACGCGGGCGATCATCTCCTGCTCGGTGGCGATGGCCATCGCGCGGCGCTCCTCGGCCTTGGCCTGCGCGATCTTCTTGTCCGCCTCGGCGCGATCCGTCTCCAGGCCCGCGCCGATGTTCTTGCCCACGTCCACGTCGGCGATGTCGATGGAGAGGATATCGTAGGCGGTGCCGGTGTCCAGGCCCTTGCTCAAAACCGTCTTCGAGATCTGGTCGGGATTCTCCAGCACCGATTTATGGTTGCGCGTGCCGATGGTGGAGACGATGCCTTCGCCCACGCGCGCCAGGATGGTCTCCTCGCCCGCGCCGCCCACCAGCTTGTCGAGATTGGTGCGCACGGTAACGCGCGCCACCGCCTTCAGCTGGATGCCGTCCATGGCCACGCCCGCCACTAGGGGCGTTTCGATCACCTTGGGGTTCACCGACATCTGCACGGCCTCCAGCACGTTACGGCCCGCGAGGGAAATGGCGGCCGCGCGCTTGAAGTCGAGATCGATGTTGGCCTTGTCGGCCGCGATCAGGGCTTGCACCACGCGCAGCACGTTGCCGCCCGCCATGTAATGGGCCTCCAGCTCTTCGGTGGAAAGGCGGAGGCCGGCCTTGATGCCCATGATCTTGGATTCCACGATCACCTTGGCGGGCACCTTGCGGAAGCGCATACCGAGCAATTGCACAAACGACACGTCCGCCTTCGACATGAGGGCCTGGAACCAGAGGCTGAAGAAGTTCGCGATGAAGAATATCATCACCAGCAAGATCAGGCCGGCGATGACGAGGGCTATGATTTTAATGTCCATGCGCTTGCTCCTATGGGTTTTTCTTCTCGACCTGGAAGCGGCTGCCCGCTACCGATATCACCGTCACCGTTGCGCCGCGTTCGACGAAGTCGCCCGAGGCCTGGGCTTCGTAAGTCTCTTCGCCGATGCGGATGCGCCCCGTGGGCCTTAAAGGGGTATCCGCCACGGCGGACTCGCCCACGTGCCGGCGCAATTCCGATTCCAGGGCTTCCAATCCGGAGCCGTGCCCCACATCGGTGCCATGGGAGATGGGCGACCGCCCCAGGTATAGGAAACCGAGGCGGATGCAAATGGGGATGAGGACCAGATCGGCCAGGCCCACGGACATGAGCATGCCGTGGCTGAAATGCCGGATGAGCAGGGTCCAGGACCAGGCGAATAAGGCCGCGCAAACCAAGGCCAGCAGCCCGAAAGAGGGCAACAGGACCTCGGCGAAGCCGACCGCGAAGGCCAGCGCCTGCAAGGCCAAAGGAATCCAGGCCTTCATGCTCCGGTCCCTTGGACCGGCCCGGTCCCCGGGACGGGCCCGTTCCCTTGGACCGGCCCCGTCCCCTGGGCCGAGGTTTCCTTGGTCCGCACTACGATGATATTCCCGTCGATACGGCTGACTTCCACCTGCTTGCCGGCTTCGATGAATCCGCCCCGGGAGCTTACATCCACCGTCTTACCGTCGAATACCGCTTTGCCCGAGGGACGCAAAGGCGTTTTCGTGATCCCCATCGTTCCCAATGCCAAGCCGGCCGTGGACGGGACCGTCGCGCGCGCATCGGCGAGAGTCGTATTCGAAATGACCCTGGCTCCCTTGGGCAGATGCGGCAGCAGGAAGCGGGCGCTGACGAAGGGGACGAGCAGCGCCACCAGGGCCGACCCGCAGGTGAGCAGCAGATTGTCGATCAGGCTCTTCCATTCCCAGGGCGCGCCCTTGTCCGGTATGGTGAACGATTGCAGGGATAGGGTGAGGGCGATCAAGAGCACGGCCAATCCCAGCCCGCCCGCAATCAAGGTGCCGGGCAACAGGTAGATTTCCACCGCCACCAGGGCAAAGCCCCCAAGCATCAAAAGCAGTTCGGTATGATTGGCCAGGCCCACCGCGTACTTGCTGCCGAAGACGATCAGCAGGCACACCACCCCGATCACCCCGAAGATGGACAGGCCCGGGGTCTTGAACTCCATGTACAGCGCCCCGAAACCGATCATCATCAGGATGGGCGCGAACTTGCCGATGACCCGCACCAGGCCTTCCGACCACGATTCGGCAGCTTCCGCCATCTTGACGAATCCCTTCGCCTTCAGGAATTCGTCCATGCTCGCGAACGACCCGATGGAAAAGCCGAGTTCGGAGGCCTCGCGATCGGTCAAGGTCAGGAGCTGCCCTTCGGGCACGATGATCTTATGGGATTGGTACTGGGCTTGCCCCTTCGCCCCCAGGCTTTCCCATTGCTTCGCCGTCAGGAAATCCCGCCCGTTCTTGCCCGGCGCGCCGCCCGCCGGTACGACGGCCACCACTCCCAAATCCGCCGTCACCATCGCCTGTGCCGGAAGGCTCGGATAACCGTTGCGTTCGGCCAGGGTACGGAACTTGGCCCGCAATGGCGACTGGATCTTCTCCCCCAGCATGATGATGCCGTCTTGGCCGCCTTGGGTGATGGGGGCGCAATCGCCGATGGTGGTCCCGTTCCCCATGGCGATTCGATTGGCGGACAGGGAAATCAAGGCTCCCGCCGAAATGGCCTTTTGCTCAACGAAGACGTAAGTGCTGCATTGCACTACGCCGGTCAGCAAGTCCACGATATCGAAGGCGGCTTGCAACTCGCCTCCGTAGGTATTCACCTTGAAGACGAGGGCATCGGGCTTTTTCTCCAAGGCCTGTCCGACCGAGCGCTTCAAAAAGGCGTACATACCGAAATCCACATCGCCTTCGACGGGGATCACGATAACGCGCTTGCCCTGAACCGCGCGGGCCTTCGCGGCAGAGTCCGGCTTCTGGGAAGCTGGAAGAACGGAAGCCCTGGCGAGCGGGGCCGCTCCGGAGAGCGGGGCCGCTTCGGAAAGCGGGGTCGCTCCGGAAAGCGGGGTCGCTCCGGAAAGCGGGGTCGCTCCGGCGAGCTGGACCGTGAATAAGGCGGAGATCGCGCAGAGGGCCAAACCCGCGATAAGCGGGAATCGATGGAGCGCGGAGGGAGAACGCATGCGCGCAAAGGTAGTTCCCCTATCCGGCCGGTCAAAACCTGCTGGTCCGAAATCCTCTTCTGAGCGTCGCCTTCGACACATTCCAATCCTCTATCCCGTCTAATCTTTGCGAAAGCGCCGGCGATGCGTAGGCATGCCCATGGCATGGACTTCGCTCTCCCTATCGCCGTTACCCGCACCGGGTCCATCCCACGGGGTCTTGTCCACCCCGGACCCGGGAGCTGGAATGCGGGGCCCGCTCCGGGCTCCCGCATTCCTCTTTTTGTTTTTCGCTCCCATCCCCCTGCACCCCAGCTAACCCATTCAAGCCAAGGGACCTTCACCTATGCGTTCCCGATGGCTATCTTGCAGATCTCCTCTTCTTTTTGTCCCGTTCTCCTGTAATTCACACTACTCAAAAGTCCAAAAACAACGGTTTTAAACCGGATTTGAGTGGCGTATATTTTAAAAATGAGCTATACTGCACTACAGGCCTATGCATCCTCCCGCCCACTCCGTTTTCAACTATACCGATTACCGACGCTACCTGCGGGAGTATTACGCGTGGGCCAAGGCCCATCAGCGGGGATTCTCCCATCGTGCTTTCATGGCCAAGACCGGGATGTCGGGGCCGAATTATTTCAAACGGGTCATGGAAGGGGCGCACAACCTCACCGAGAACAGCATCCCCAAGTTCGCCGCGGCCCTGGGTCTCGGCGAAGCGGAGACGGAGTATTTCAAGAACCTGGTTTACTTCAACCAGGCCGCGACCCTGGAGAACAAGGACAAGTACTTCGGCATCCTGATGGAATTGAAATCGCCGCATTCGCGATACATGCTGGAGAAGGCGCAATACGAGTATTACCGTGATTGGTACAACGTCGCCATCCGCGAGATGCTGTCCTTTTTCCCTTACGACGGTAACGCGGCGGAAATGGGGAAACGGCTGGCGCCCTCGGTGCCGCCCAAGCAAATCAAGGAAGCGATCAAGCTGATGGAAGGTTTGGGTTTGATCGCGCGAGGGGAGGACGGGGTTTACCGGGCCACGGCGAAATTCATCCTGACCGATCCGGACGTGCAATCGCTTTTGATCCCGAAGTTCCATCAGGCCATGACGCGCATGGCGGGCGAAGCCATCACGCGTTTCCCCAAGGAAGAGCGGTACTTCAGCTCGTCGACGGTGAGCATTTCGGAACGCACCTACCAGGAGATCATCGAACTCATCCGCGGCACCCGCAAGGAAGTGCTGCGCAAGGTGGGGGAGGATGCGGCGCCCGACCGCGTGTACCATCTCAACATGCAATTGTTTCCGTTGACCGCCGGCGCGAGTCGAAAGGGGAAAGCATGAGCATCCGGCGCCCCTTCCGCATCGGCGGCATCCGCCCTATCCTCGTCCTGGCGGCCGTCGTGTCGCTCGGCTTGTCCGCGTGCATCATAGGAGGGACGGGGACGGATACCGAAAACGGCGTGACGGACAAGCCGAACCCGGATCCCAATGCTTTGAAGGGTATCTCCGCGCGCGTGACGGATAGCACGGGAAAACCCCTTGCCGGCGTGGCCCTGAGCCTTTTCGATCCGGCTTATCGTCCCGATCTGGGGCTGCTCCCGGAAGCCATCGTAGCCAACAAGCCGGAATCCCTCGTGAGCGATACCGGGGGATACGTGCGCCTGACCTTGAAGGCGGCGGGCAAATTCGTGGTGGAAGGCGTCTTGCAGGGCAGGACCTTGTTCTTCGATACCTTGGCCGTGCCGGACCTGCAACGCGCGGCGATTTACACTTTCCGCGCCCGCGCCCCGCTGGCCTTCCAAGGCAAGGTGAAATTGGCCTCCGGCCTGCGCATCGATTCCGGGCGAGTGTTCATCCGCGGAACGGGGCGCATGGCCAAGGTGGATTCGGCGGGCGGCTACGATCTGGGCCTGCTCCCGGCGGACGCGGAACGGATGGCCTTGGGCGTGCGCTTCGTATCCAGCCCGGCGACCGTGCTGCGCGCTTCC
This region of Fibrobacterota bacterium genomic DNA includes:
- a CDS encoding M18 family aminopeptidase; amino-acid sequence: MSRNAQADALIAFLNASPTPFHAVEAAANRLTALGATRLDEKEPWSLGPGQTAFVIRNGSSIVALRAPKDLSRPRFRIAGAHTDSPCLKLKPRAPDSPANYRQWGVEVYGGVLYNSWLDRDLGVAGRVSRLDGNQVKSQLVRRESGPLRIPQLAIHLDRGVNDTGLILNAQRHLVPVLGLTDPGPGRSLEGWLEETVGAAFPALSFELHLYDTSPACYGGSDDEFVFSGRLDNLAMSHAVLEAFCSETTGDGAIQVAALFDNEEVGSISAQGANSNLLEAVLERALLALGLGRADSLAALARSHLVSADMAHALHPNYPEKHEPSHFPLLNHGPVIKGNASLRYATNSETAALFRALCGRAGAPAQDFVNRTDLACGTTIGPHVAAALGIPTVDVGNPMLSMHSAREMCGSEDHGMMVRVLREFYRD
- the floA gene encoding flotillin-like protein FloA (flotillin-like protein involved in membrane lipid rafts); translation: MDIKIIALVIAGLILLVMIFFIANFFSLWFQALMSKADVSFVQLLGMRFRKVPAKVIVESKIMGIKAGLRLSTEELEAHYMAGGNVLRVVQALIAADKANIDLDFKRAAAISLAGRNVLEAVQMSVNPKVIETPLVAGVAMDGIQLKAVARVTVRTNLDKLVGGAGEETILARVGEGIVSTIGTRNHKSVLENPDQISKTVLSKGLDTGTAYDILSIDIADVDVGKNIGAGLETDRAEADKKIAQAKAEERRAMAIATEQEMIARVAEMRAKVVEAEAQIPLAMAEAFRSGHMGIMDYYNMKNIMADTSMREKIGGGGDVKPKT
- a CDS encoding serine protease, translated to MRSPSALHRFPLIAGLALCAISALFTVQLAGATPLSGATPLSGATPLSEAAPLSGAAPLARASVLPASQKPDSAAKARAVQGKRVIVIPVEGDVDFGMYAFLKRSVGQALEKKPDALVFKVNTYGGELQAAFDIVDLLTGVVQCSTYVFVEQKAISAGALISLSANRIAMGNGTTIGDCAPITQGGQDGIIMLGEKIQSPLRAKFRTLAERNGYPSLPAQAMVTADLGVVAVVPAGGAPGKNGRDFLTAKQWESLGAKGQAQYQSHKIIVPEGQLLTLTDREASELGFSIGSFASMDEFLKAKGFVKMAEAAESWSEGLVRVIGKFAPILMMIGFGALYMEFKTPGLSIFGVIGVVCLLIVFGSKYAVGLANHTELLLMLGGFALVAVEIYLLPGTLIAGGLGLAVLLIALTLSLQSFTIPDKGAPWEWKSLIDNLLLTCGSALVALLVPFVSARFLLPHLPKGARVISNTTLADARATVPSTAGLALGTMGITKTPLRPSGKAVFDGKTVDVSSRGGFIEAGKQVEVSRIDGNIIVVRTKETSAQGTGPVQGNGPVPGTGPVQGTGA
- a CDS encoding TIGR02147 family protein — protein: MHPPAHSVFNYTDYRRYLREYYAWAKAHQRGFSHRAFMAKTGMSGPNYFKRVMEGAHNLTENSIPKFAAALGLGEAETEYFKNLVYFNQAATLENKDKYFGILMELKSPHSRYMLEKAQYEYYRDWYNVAIREMLSFFPYDGNAAEMGKRLAPSVPPKQIKEAIKLMEGLGLIARGEDGVYRATAKFILTDPDVQSLLIPKFHQAMTRMAGEAITRFPKEERYFSSSTVSISERTYQEIIELIRGTRKEVLRKVGEDAAPDRVYHLNMQLFPLTAGASRKGKA